Proteins from a single region of Psilocybe cubensis strain MGC-MH-2018 chromosome 3, whole genome shotgun sequence:
- a CDS encoding FAD-binding monooxygenase moxY: MANDSVLSYIPEELPECATAQAHFRTTMPIHHQRHLKVICIGAGASGLLMAYKMQRNFENYELMCYEKNDDISGTWYENRYPGCACDIAAHIYTWSFEPNPSWSSVYAGSEEIHNYFCRFSKKYNLSKFYKLRHLVTSCIWDDTRGGWDVEVTNLNDGSKFTDQCDILINGAGVLNTWKWPEIQGLHNFKGNLMHTANWDKSADLKGKNVGLIGNGSSAIQVLPNILPDAKRVTTFFRGPTWVSPVKNVVMDQHFYTDEERHLWEGDAQEHLKYRKKLENSLNKVFPMFLLKSERQQDLRVGMTEIMKGIIKNEELEKKLIPSWAVGCRRMTPGVGYLEALVSDKVDISYGTVQQVTEGGVIGGDGKEYPLDVLICATGFDTSYLPRFSVIGANGVSMREAWAKEPRSYMGVGTNGFPNYMMITGPNSPIGNGAVLVGMEAQADYICKMMDRWQTESIHSFSPKAEAVDEFLAHKDAFMKGTVWQQECRSWYKSNSITGKVTALWPGSSLHYLEAMKEPRYEDWDIKYSGNRFSFLGNGYSQTEVDPTADRGWYLRNEDDGEYLSRGKRRKVFSKAGTWTLDGPVEPKNSQQMSEAVAIKYYRSVLRVAIRLDSL; this comes from the exons ATGGCCAACGACAGCGTTTTATCCTATATTCCTGAAGAGCTCCCTGAGTGCGCTACTGCTCAGGCGCATTTCAGGACCACAATGCCTATTCATCATCAACGACATCTCAAAGTTATTTGCATTGGTGCAGGGGCTTCGGGCCTGCTTATGGCTTACAAGATGCAACGTAACTTCGAGAATTACGAACTTATGTGCTATGAGAAGAACGACGATATCTCCGGAACTTGGTACGAGAACAGATATCCTGG CTGTGCTTGCGATATCGCGGCTCATATCTACACGTGGAGCTTCGAGCCCAACCCCAGCTGGTCGTCTGTTTATGCCGGGTCCGAGGAGATTCATAACTACTTCTGCCGTTTCTCCAAGAAGTACAACCTTTCGAAGTTCTACAAACTCAGGCATCTCGTCACGTCATGCATCTGGGATGACACCAGAGGTGGATGGGACGTCGAGGTGACCAACTTAAACGATGGATCCAAGTTCACAGACCAGTGCGACATCCTCATCAATGGAGCTGGAGTTCTCAATACATGGAAGTGGCCAGAGATACAAGGGCTACATAATTTCAAAGGCAACCTCATGCACACTGCCAACTGGGACAAATCAGCGGATCTCAAAGGCAAGAACGTCGGGTTGATCGGCAATGG ATCCTCGGCCATCCAGGTGCTACCTAACATCCTCCCTGACGCGAAACGGGTCACTACTTTTTTCCGTGGCCCTACTTGGGTTTCACCTGTCAAGAACGTGGTAATGGACCAGCACTTTTACACGGACGAAGAACGGCATCTCTGGGAGGGGGATGCACAAGAGCACCTGAAGTACCGAAAGAAGTTGGAAAATTCTCTGAACAAGGTCTTTCCCATGTTTCTTCTTAAATCAGAGAGGCAACAAGACCTACGTGTGGGTATGACGGAGATCATGAAAGGCATCATAAAGAACGAGGAACTCGAAAAGAAATTAATTCCGTCCTGGGCAGTTGGGTGCAGAAGGATGACCCCTGGAGTTGGTTACCTCGAGGCTCTGGTTTCCGACAAGGTTGATATCTCTTATGGAACAGTTCAACAAGTTACGGAAGGCGGTGTCATTGGAGGAGATGGCAAGGAATACCCTCTAGATGTCTTGATCTGTGCTACTGGGTTCGACACTTCGTACCTTCCTCGATTTTCTGTCATTGGGGCCAACGGTGTTAGCATGCGTGAAGCTTGGGCTAAAGAACCCAGGTCCTACATGGGTGTCGGCACTAATGGGTTCCCAAACTATATGATGATTACTGGACCCAACAGCCCTATCGGAAATGGTGCTGTCTTAGTCGGAATGG AGGCACAGGCCGATTACATTTGCAAGATGATGGATCGCTGGCAAACAGAGAGCATTCACAGTTTCTCACCCAAGGCCGAGGCTGTCGATGAGTTCTTGGCCCATAAGGACGCATTTATGAAAGGAACAGTTTGGCAACAAGAATGCCGCTCTTGGTATAAATCGAATAGTATCACCGGCAAAGTAACTGCTCTCTGGCCTGGAAGTAGTCTGCACTATTTGGAGGCTATGAAGGAGCCCAGATATGAGGACTGGGATATCAAGTACTCCGGTAACCGGTTCTCGTTCTTAGGAAACGGGTACTCTCAGACGGAGGTCGATCCTACCGCTGACAGAGGATGGTATCTTCGTAACGAGGACGACGGGGAATATCTTAGCCGTGGAAAACGACGAAAGGTATTTTCGAAGGCGGGAACTTGGACTTTGGACGGTCCTGTCGAGCCAAAGAATTCACAACAGATGTCAGAAGCCGTTGCCATAAAG